A window of Glycine soja cultivar W05 chromosome 2, ASM419377v2, whole genome shotgun sequence genomic DNA:
aaaaaaaataatcaatatgtAAAGATACATAAAAACAAATTACGAAATACAAGAATTACACATTATCATTGCTTAATTAGTGATTTCAAAtcttagacacagttgtgttaaatattaaaaaaaagattaatttgatcgtttataataattcaactcatttttaaaatttatcaatttatttacttatttatttataaccacttcttttttattaatttgatcgtcacataaacaagaaagaaaaagttaacCTCCTTCCCAAGTCATCGAGAGGGACAAATTGGTCATTACACTCACATGAGCCTTTTATATTGTCTTCTTTCTCCGACAAACTCGCCTTCCAATCTTTTGGGTTTTCATTTGCAAAGGAATCATTTTTTCATTTGCCAATCGACCTTCTTCAACCCTCTAGATCGAAaggccattttttttttcttttagtttttgttattatttcgCATTCTTTTTACCTTTTCAATTCTTCAAAAATTCTCGCGACTGAATTCACGTCAGAACACGGAAACATAAAGTTCAGTTTTTTGCAtcgtttttattaaaatttgttggcgaacaaaacagagaaaaaaaaaccaaaaaattgaaatttcttatCCGTTTTGGCGAATTGAACTGCGTGTTCAATTGGGTTGTTGAATTCGAGGCAGAGGGAACCGCGGGTGTACAAGGAATTTCGATTCTGCTGTTGTTAGAAACGGTGTAGTTTGGTGTGAGAGAAGCTGGGGACTTGGGGTGGTCGTAACGACGTCGTTGACGGAGAAGGTATGGATTGTAGGGTTTGCGTGGCCACCGGCGGCGATTTGTGGGTCAGAGTTGGCGGCGGTGGCGAGATTGGTGGCGGTTTCAGCCACGAGAGCGAACATGATTTGGCCCTCATGGTTAGCGATTTTTTAGAGAATGGAAGTAGTGGCGCAGAGTCTTGGTGTAGCAGTGATAGCGATTCTGGTCATTCTGATTTCGCTCAACTCGCCGAGAGGATTCAGGTAAATTGTTGAATTGTTCATTGCAATTGTGATttgattctataaaaaaatgattttgtttgtGTTGGGGGCAGGAATTGAAATGGAAACtagctttattttttattttttaaatcatggtTGGATTTCCATTTGGagaatttaatgtaatttttgctCAAACTATGATTTTGAGGTTCCCAAGGAGAATCCAAAGTAGCCGTATCTGCTCTTAGATACTCTAGTATAGAGCTTGTAATAATGTTATTtacgtttttgtttttaattcttgGTCACACCTATAAGGTATAACTTCATCTTGGAAAAAGTCTTCTCTCAATTGATACTAGGTCCCTTTCAAAGGCAACTTCTATGTAGAATATATGGTAGATTTTGTTGTACCAAATTCCAACCTTTTATGGATTCCTTACCAGCAATTTCCTCTGGAAGTTTTTTGTCTCTGATCGGAGTATCTCCACATTCATTGTTGTGATAAAAATTCCTCAGGCGCTATCATGACTGGTAAATAACCAgggtttagttgttttattgaCTGATAGCAATCTTTTCCTCCTTGACTTTAGTTATACTATTTTCTTTACCGTGTATTTGAATTTCGATATCTAGCAAGCACCAAGGATTTTGTTTGCGTGCATTAGGGGGCGTGGTTGTCTATATAGTTTGATTAAGCATCACTTATTTAATAAGCTTTTGATTTTGATCATGAGAGCTTACACATAAGCTTAACTATGGAATTTATGAAAAATGCTAAAAAGAGCTTATAGGAATAGAATACTTTCATGGGCTCTTTCACATAGGTTACTTTCATAGACTCTTTCAAAGCTTTCTATGAgcattttgtattattattattgaaccaTGTTGAACGTGAATCTGACATGAGATAAGGATTCACGTTCAAGATTCGTGTTCAACATGCCTCAGAAAGCATAAACCAGCTAAGACAAACACCCTAAACCACTAGGGGTTGAGTCTTAACACATACATTTTGAATCccttattttcatttgaaattttgagTCTGATCGAGAAATTGCAACATGTAATCTCCTATTTTCTAGGGGTATGGATGGAAGCAGTTACTACTCCTTTCTCAAGTATTTAAACTCGTCACATTGCCATATTGGATTCTTACAGggaaacaaaatgaagaaaaaacagaaaatctACCTCAAAGTAATAGAATTGCCTTTTTATGATTTTACTGTATCAGTGAATGCTTCCCTACTAATAATTTACTTTGGATAAAAGATATTGTTGAAAATAATGACATTTAATGTACTTAGGAAATAGTATGTTCAGGTATCTCATGTTTCAATGTATTTAGTGTTCACGGGTATTAGTCTAGGAAGTTGCATCTTATGCCCTGCCTACGTCTATTCATGCTTGGTCTTCTGAGAGTTAGGATGAAATGCGATCCATTCAAAGTCTGAGTTTGTACAAAATTCCTTCCTCACCAAGTAGTCTAGGGAATAGTTTCCGCAAAGTCTATCAAGAATCTATACTCTATACATACGGATAATATGCAGATCCTATTTATTCTCTTGAATAAAGCATCCTTATTCTTTAAATTATTCTATTCTCTCTTCTACATCAACAGATATTTTAACAACTTCCCTGACTAACGACTCTCTTTTATGTCTCATGACACAGATCTGTAAACTGTCAGTGGCTCAACATGAAAGTGACTTGCTTTCAGTTGTTCATTCCCTCATACGGTCAATGAATGAGACCAAccttcaagttatgaattctgGTCCATGTTATGCTAGCTGTATCAGGTTTTATCTTGTGAAGTTGATGAGACTTTCTGGTTATGATGCTGGTGTTTGTGCATCTAAATGGCAGGGTAGTGGCAAGGTCCCTGGAGGTATGccatagtatatatatattgaccaAAATTACAATTCTGCTATACCCATCATTAAGCTGCCACCATTGGTTTGCTTGGGGTGGTAAATATGAAACTTCATTTATTGTCTGCATCCAGTGCATTTTAccatgttaaataataaatgccatactcttttatatattattattatgtgtgcTGTTGTTCCAGGATTCCACTGGCTCAATATGCACTTGTTTTTGCTTATGCTTGTATCTCAGCTGATGTTTGCTTGTTGAAACTTGTGGCACAGGTGATCATGAATATATTGATATTATCATCGACAATAATTCTGGAAGCTCGGAGCGGTTGATTGTTGATATTGATTTCCGAAGCCACTTTGAAATAGCTAGAGCTGTTGATTCTTATGATAGGATACTGAATTCACTTCCAGTTGTCTACGTGGGTTCCTTTACAAGGCTGAAACAATTTCTTGGAATAATGGAAGAAGCTACTAGATCTTCTTTGAAACAGAATTCTATGCCACTTCCTCCATGGAGATCTTTAGCATATCTGCAAGCCAAGTGGCAGTCACCATATGAAAGATACACACATTCAGAAGGCAATAATATTAGCGACAGTGATTGCTTCGATCACAAGCAATGCTGTGGACATTTGAAGAGGCTGCAATCTTGCCTTCAATCAGGAATTGAAATAGACCGATTGTTGAAGCCAAGAAACAGTGAAAGTAACTGGAGGATGAAGCCTGAGAGATGGAGACACCCCTTGTTTAGGCCTCTTTGATAAGTACAGATTTTGGCTTTGAAGTTCTTAAGAGACTGAATGAAAATAATACAGAATTTTGCGGCTATTTTTCCCTCTATGAAATCTTCATCTTACTACCTAATAGATCTGATCAACAAACAACAGAGGCAGCCTTAGCAACAACAATAAGCCATTTTATAATGAAAcggttctttctttctttcttgtccATGTTTTTGAGGTGTCGCAATTGCAGAGTCGAAGTTTTGGTTGGTGTCCAGTGGCAATCACCAAGTACTGGGTACCCATAATGTCTGATATTTATTCCTTGTCTCGTATATTTGTTGGGTCTGGGAATTTTTGGTACCATATGTTAATGTTCCTATCCTTCAATTTATACTcttatgattaattttgattGGACAATCCTAGTCTTTAGAATTTCTGATCAGCTATATTATTTGAAAGACTATAACTGCATCCTTCAATTTATACTcttatgattaattttgattGGACAATCCTAGTCTTTAGAATTTCTGATCAGCTATATTATTTGAAAGACTATAACTGCAGATAATGAttgtttgttaattttgattcagcacgcaataagaaaaaaaaaacaaacaaaactttGAAACTTGCAATATTTTAGTTCACATGTGCGCTAGCTTTTGAGCTTAtgttgcttgaatcttgatttaaAGCGTGTTCCTTCAATTGCTTTATTTAATAGGATTTGAGTGGTAACTGGTAAGATAGTAACAGGACAACCTATCCCCATAATAGTCCTTTCAACTTGCATTCTTGATACACCATGGACGGAGTGTAGGCTTGCCCAAAAATTAAGAGGGAAAAACCCATAATAAAGTAACTAGTCCTCTCTCCTACCTTAGCCAGTGCCATTTTTCATTATGCTTTCCTTTTTTCATTATATCCTTAACGAGATGCTCTCTATTACTTTCCATTTATACTTATATATtaatcattatcattttttaattattagttgaattttatatactactttaatatttatttttatcttcatatTTGGTCCTCTAGAAAAAAGGCTGCCAACATGATGCACCCAATTTAAGTGCTTATACATTGTTATCTGACATTTAAAAAtggattttcaataaatttatccaaacaagaaGTGATTCTGATTAGAGAAATGATAGGCGTACTATGAATCGTACAACACATGCCACCTTAGCACttaaatctaattttaattaaaaaaaaaagaaatcaattcCCACGTTTTTTATGAGGGacttgctaggtgcacccagcaaattTTATAAATGCCGAAACTACCCCTTCCTTTGCTGCTCTTCATTCCGTCTTGTCCATGAACAGTGTCGCCATGAACAGTGCTTTGCACTAGGCATTTTTAAACGGCATAATGCTTCATTTGCGCATTCTTCCGTTGTTTTCTCTCCTCCGTGCACAATGTTTCTTCGTCGTAGTTGTTTCGTTTTGTTGCCATCGGTTTGGTTCGGTGAACGGTTAGGTTCCGTGAAGGTGAAGGTGAAGGTGTTGCGGTGGTCGACGACGACATACGAGGTATGCAATGTTGGGTGCGTTCTGTTCTGGTGTACGGCAATTCggacggatcaagttgatccgtaagaagtTTACGGATCAACTATCCGCAGTTAAATTTCATtgttgcggatcaagttgatagttgcggatcaagttgatccgtgagTATTTTGCGGATCAATTTGATCCGTGAAAGACTCACGGATCAAATTGATCCGCAAAATACtcgcggatcaacttgatccgcaacaATGAAacacagatcaacttgatccgcaagactctattttttgaaattgtaaagtttaattttgtttttaatctattactttgtttgtattgcattttgtatttgaattatttatacGTGTAGAATGAAATAGGGTTTTGGCTTTTTACTAtgttatttgtgtatttgtttttaaattattactatgttagtttgtgtatttttatttgaataggGTTTTTCTATgtttgtgtttaaatttttgattTATTGTTAAGATGGATGAGGATCAGTGGATGTATGAAGGTATAATGCATGAGGAAATGgatatggattatgaaaatgaagaagaatgtggtgtgaatgaaccacatgttaaTTGTTCAGAtgcgttcaatacttctcaggtaataaTGTTCATGACTGTGAATACAACTTCAACTtcaacttcgtaccccattgcccagaggctcttcgctatgcgaaggtatgggggagggatgttgtacgcagccttacccttgcatatgcaaagaggctgtttccggattcgaacccatgaccaacaagtcaccaaggcacaacttttaccgctgcaccagggctcgccctcaaaaaaacttcgtaccccattgcccagaggctcttcgctatgcgaaggtatgggggagggatgttgtacgcagccttacccttgcatatgcaaagaggctgtttccggattcgaacccatgaccaacaagtcaccaaggcacaactttaccgctgcaccaagGCTCGCCCTCAATGTTCATGACTGtgaatgatttaataaaatgaatatgtcGTAGGAAGCTGAAATTATGTGGATTGGTTTGTAGGTGTTTGATAGTCGAGAGGATGTTCTGCGATGGGCTCGATCCGTTGcttatgaaaatggatttgtggcGATGATTGTAAGGTCTGACACAAACACAGGTAATAAAGGAAGGACtttgtttgtgttaattgggtgtgaaaggagtgacGAGTATAAATGTAggaataaagaattcgttagaagagacactgggactaggaaatgtgggtgtcccttcaagTTTCGTGGCAAGCCAGTGGTTGGGGGACAAGGTTGGACGGTGAAGTTGATTTGTgtgattcataatcatgaattggccaagtcattagttggacatccatatgtcgGGCGATTGAGTAAAGCTGAAAAGAcacttattgctgatatgacgaagtcAATGGTCAAACCAAAAAACATTCTGCTGACtctgaaggagcacaatgccaatagttgtacgaccatcaaacaaatatacaatgcaataAGTGCAtaccgttcttccataagaggaagtGATACTAAAATGCAACacctaatgaagcttcttgaacgggaacaatatattcattggcacaAATTAAAGGATGAGGACGTGGTTtgtgatatcttttggtgtcaccctgatgCAGTGAAATTAGTAAACGCatgtaattttgtgtttttgatagacaatacctacaaaacaaataggtacagaCTCTCACTGCTTGATTTTGTTGGGATAACACCAACTGGGATGACATTCTTTGCCAGTTTTGCATATTTGGAGGGTGAACGTCTAAATAATGTGGTTTGGGCTTTATAACGCTTCCGAGGTCTATTTTTAAGATGTGATGTCCTCCCTGtagttattgtcactgacagagacctagcattgatgaatgcagtgcaAACTGTATTTCCTGAGTGTTCAAATTTGTTGTGTAcctttcacataaacaagaacGTGAAGGGCAAATGTAAATCGTTAATTGGTCAAAGAAATGCTTGGGAATATGTCATGAATGCCTGGGGAACTCTTGTTTATTGTCCTTCGGAGCAGCAGTTTGATGAGCACCTGAAGAGGTTTGAAATGGTTTGTTCACCTTGACCAATGTTTGTTGATTATGTGAAGGATACGTGGATAAtcccacacaaggaaaaatttgttaccGCGTGGACGAATATGGTGATGCACTTAgggaacacaacaacaaacatgtatgaaattgttcatttatttcaattaacattgatgaattgatggatttttattgttgtatatgtttgttgttatttgtgtatttgaaatgtagaGTTGAATATGCTCACTGGGCcttaaaaataatgttacaaAATAGCCTCGGAGACTTATGCAATgtctgggatgccatgaacaacatggtGACACTACAACACACGGAAATTAGagcatcatttgaaacaagtacacatgtcgtTGGACATGTATTCAAAAAAGCATTATACAAGAGTcttcttggaatggtttcaaggtatgttttaaatcagattgctgctgAATTTGAGCGTGTTCACTATGCTGGCAACAATCCTTCCAGTTGTGGCTATGTGATGAGAATGACGCACGATCTTCCTTGTGCTtgtgagctatccaaatatgttgtTGGTTGCATCCCGTtggattcaatccatatgttctgGAGGAGACTCAGTTTTTCAGATCAAGGGATATATGAGCCCAAGGTGAGCATCAAGGAAGAAATCAAAACAATATCTAATTGTAATCTCAAGTCTCAACAAATAGCTTGAGGTATTATTTcctttaaaattaacttttgttCAAACAACAGTTGGGCCCAATCATATCATGTTTATAAACtccgtttttttttatatataaataaagctaACTCGGTCATAGTGGAAAATTTCTCTAGCCATTcaactttgaaaagaaaagaaaaaatgtacaTAAATAATCCTAACCGTTGAACATGTTTAAAAACTGTACAATTTTTATTCAGCTTCGAACTGATTAAACGGGacattaataaaatttcaaaatttaaaatattacagACAAAATCTATCCACATTAaattcaatacaaaaaaaatcaatatcttGCATAAGTCTTATCTGGTGATTTTAGGTACATTCTCTACAACCCAGGCATCATAACTAAATatggttattttaaaatttacttttgagATGCTCCTAGCTTCGCCTTAAAATgatagagagaaagaagaaacacCTAAAATTATCTGGTTTGACCAATGTGACTTGCGTCTACATACTTTCTAGAGATTCTACTATTCTGATATAGAGAATAGATACAAAGTCTAATATAATTTCATTCTTAAAAAACTATAAAGTTGtttcttttaagaaataaattttgacaaacacataaaacaacagaaaaatacctattttttattaaaaaatcattttttttaaaaaagttaaacaaacggcacttaatcataaaaaattaggTAATgaccattttttaaatatgattgcAGTTTGCTAAACATTTCACTATTGTAATATAAGTTATTCAGTTTGATTAAACTTCTTACTACCTAATTTTCATGTCTAAATATGATTGGGACCACATAATGATGATATCATGGAGAGAGGAAATTGAGCtgtaaaaaactaaaactacaCGATTGGCACCgcatttttttagataataagGCTTAATTTAATTACTAACCATAACTCTTTTTGATTACGCACACATAGGCCATTTACA
This region includes:
- the LOC114385100 gene encoding uncharacterized protein LOC114385100, with protein sequence MDCRVCVATGGDLWVRVGGGGEIGGGFSHESEHDLALMVSDFLENGSSGAESWCSSDSDSGHSDFAQLAERIQICKLSVAQHESDLLSVVHSLIRSMNETNLQVMNSGPCYASCIRFYLVKLMRLSGYDAGVCASKWQGSGKVPGGDHEYIDIIIDNNSGSSERLIVDIDFRSHFEIARAVDSYDRILNSLPVVYVGSFTRLKQFLGIMEEATRSSLKQNSMPLPPWRSLAYLQAKWQSPYERYTHSEGNNISDSDCFDHKQCCGHLKRLQSCLQSGIEIDRLLKPRNSESNWRMKPERWRHPLFRPL